agagcagtggtggctattgagtctgaatgggccTTGTTCCGCTTTGCGATTGTTgaagcggctgttgctagctgtggttgcaaggtggccggtgccagttgtagCAGTAACCCtcgtacccactggtggacaccagaggttagaAGAGccctcaggctgaagaaggaggcctacagggcatggctggtctgtgggtctccagaagcagctgacaggtactggatggccaagcagggtgcagcagtgacACTTTCGGATGTCAAAtcacgggcgtgggaggagttcggaGAGGCCATAGAATAAGaccatcgatcggctccaaagaggttctggcaaactctcCAATGCCTCAGTCAGGTAGAGACTGTGACAGGTGTTTCAGCAACACTGAGTGGCCACATGAGAAAACTAAGTTTACATGGAAGTCACATTTAAGCCCAAAGTTCATACATAAAAACCATATCGAAAagtatttgaaataaataaaaacataaaatacaacaaaaaaaaTAATGAACCTCAAAGAAGGCATGGCAGCAGTCCCTCCTCTgtactgttaatcacctgctgattaaagtcaggtgtgttgaagcaggtaaaCATCTACAATGTGCTGATAGCAGTTCTTTAGGACCAGTGTTCCCTACCCCTGCACTGGATTATTACCATTAACCAAAGAGCTCATTTGCTTGCTGCACCTTGAGGAGTGCATTAATGTATTATTCAGCACAGACAAGGCTtttatcctggcagtggagaatcATCACATGGATGGGGTAGCCAGCTAAtgcttgttttttattctttaagtgcagagccctgaaacagctcattctggaaggtactgaaaatgacaAGAATGACATTTCTGAAATAGCTTCATTTGAGACAGTTTTTGTGCAAAGAATTTAATGAGCATGTTTTGGAACTATAAAAACATTACAAAACTcatcataatgcccctttaagatcaGTACTTCATAAAAATCATACCTGTACAAACAATAAATACGGAAGGAGaaattctattttttatttttactctaaTAAATCAGAAAAAATTATCTGACTTAAAGCATGTTGCATTGTGACACAGTTTGTAACACTGTTGCCCTACAGCGAGgaggaggttgcaggtttgagttcCTGCTGCTGCCTGTTTGTGATGAgtaagcatgttctccccatgcatgtgcagGTTTTCTTCAGGttctccggtttcctcccacagatcaACTACATGCATGTCAGGTTAACTGTTGAATAGATGTGTCTTTTTGTGTCACTGTGATGGACTGCAGACTGTCCAGGGTGTTCCTTGCCTCTAGCTGAAGATAGACACCAGCTCCCCCAAAACCCCAGTGAAGATTAACAAAATGACCGAGTGAATGACTAAGAGAATTAGAAGCATACTGATGCAATTCATCGACCATTTAAGTCCTAATATAAACCATATAGAACATTCTCTGTCTAACAAGTGTCAGTTATTGAAACTGGTTGTCATCATTTTCTGAGAGGAAGCGGTTCTGACTTCTGAGTTACTTTCAGATTGAGCCTTGCAGGACAAAGCCACAGACCACATGAACATAAACCAACCTGAGGGGGGAAAATGAGACAATCACTCACCAAAGCACATTGCAGCAGTCTGAACACAGGGTTTGCAGTCACATAAACTGACCTTGCAGGCTGTTGAATACTGTGAAGATGTAGATCCCAGGTAAGCTGATGTATGCGGTGCTAGCTAATGCCCATGGCAACCCCAGTACACAGCTGAGGCCCAGCACAGTGATGCAGTTCTTCCATAAGCTGGGCCATTTCTCTTTTTTCACCTTCTTCCAGTCACTGCTGCTTTCATAGCCTCCTGTACCAACTCTAATCCTCTTCAGTTTAAACACCACCAGCGTCAACATGCAGGAATTACACAGAACCACGAGGAAGAGGTAGGCCACAGTGATGTAGCTGATGTAGTTCCTGTGCGGGAAATCACTGCTCATCCAGCATCTGGTTTTAATAAGGAACAAAGCAAAGGGACCAAGTTCATCTAGAAGTTCGGTTTACACTTAGGTTGAAATTTAAAAAGGTTGTGTCTCCCTACATTTCTGACGTTGACGTGTGGTTGCTGGAATTCTGCATTTTCAAGACGTATTTGCCATAAACACCTAAACTCCCACAAACAATTACAAGCAGGGTAGGAAGACCTGAAGGTAATAAGAAGAAAACAGAATTATTACAACAAGATACGGAAAACTCTCAGCTAAATATGATATGGCAAAATATTTACATGGATGCTATTTTTGACAGCACTTGACAAACAGCCACATTCTTTAACTCACCCCATCCGACCAAGCTGAGTTTGAGCAGGTATTTTCGAACATACAAGTTAAAGACACGGACCAGGAGAAGGTAAAGGTGGAATCCTTCCAAAGCTAACCAGGTACAGGTGGCAAGGAGTGACCAGTGTAAAAACAGGCCCAGTCCACGACAGACCCAGCTGTTATCGACCTTATCCAGCTGCTGGACCAAGAAACTGCACAGCAGGAAGCCAAGGTGGAGGCAGAACAGTGCCAGTGTTAGCTGCACATGAATGCCAATGGCCTTCTCTGGACGTCTTCGACTACAGAAGAAATCACAATGTGTTTTATCAGCATCATAAATGTATTATAAagtaaaatcacaataaaacacTTCAAAGCTTTTTGGCTCCCAGCGCAAAAACATTGCCTCAACAGCTGTACAGACCACTTATTAGGGATAAGCGAGTACACCACTGTATCTCTATCTGTTcagccatctaaattatctgtatctgtacttggagtgggcgtggccaaagccggaagtgggtgtagtttaaccggaagtgggcgtggtttacatcaatacattattttaagtctgaaattgatatggattgatcagaagttgctatgtgtattatttatttgaaaactgtgtttatttgaaaactatttacagagcagcctcaaaattgagatgaaatatttttgatcacaatagtaaaggaactattacagaacaagtttttcagtacaatcagaacattaatatttaagtgcatgaattcatacacagagagagagagagagagagagagagagagagagagagagagagagagagagagaagaaaatatattttctatagcgtctctcaagataaaaatcatgaggcgcttcacaaaaacaaaaaatgtaaaatacgaaaaataatttataaaattattaaaatacatttaaaatgagcaaaaaatacacaattgtgattaaaaaatataaagaatgagagagagtgaataggaaagggaaatcagtggatcctgaggaagaggagagagagagggaaaaaccCCAGAGCGGAGCGGACGCAGCGACcgacacgagccgttttcagctctgtcttgtcaaatgcaccacgtacgttacagaaaaagtaactttaaataactttattataactttaaaaagaggcgagctgaagaaaacctagggagtactgaagaaacgtgagcaacagtgaagcaaggacagagagatccattactgtctgtctgtgtgtgtgtgtgtgtgtgtgtgtgtgtgtgcgtgcgtgcgtgcgtgcgtgtgtgtgtgtgtgtgtgtgtatgcatgggcCGGACTgagactgcagagttttgtgtgtagggaggggcgggcgctcgatgtgactggccaatcacagagcgtgaagacagtcagttacccaatgaggattttccttcagcacgattacagatatttacaagttttactcgtttcatgctcgtattcgtcataaatgctttatccgtaccagatACTCGTTTCCCTACCacttataaatgataaatgacccgcacttgtatagcgcctttcagagtaaggactccaaagcgctttatactacagtgtatcattcatccattcacacacactgatggtgatgagttacgatgtagtcacagctgccctggggcgcactgacgtaggcgaggctgccaagcacaggcgccaccggtccctctaaccaccaccagcaggcaatgtgggttaagtgtcttgcccaaggactaaaTAGCAGAATTCCCTGTCTCTTTATTGGAAATTATGCAGTTTAATGTCACACTGCACTCTGGAATGAAAGCATAGTACAAATAAGTAAttggagtttaaaaaaaagaaatcatagaatcaatttatagaccaaaatgtattctaaacttttgtctcatcaaagTAGCCACCTTTTGGCAGACATAACAGCTGAACACACGTGTGGAACTCTTTTTACAATAGAAATCAAATATTCTTCGGAAAGTTCTTCCCATATCTGTTGCAGAAGTTCACATAAATGTGTGACACTTGTAGGTTGCATTGCTTTCACTCTTCTGTCCAGTTCATCCCAAACCAGCTCGATGGGGTTTATGTTTGCAGAATGTGCTGGCCACTCCATGTTTTCAAGCTTACcatcttgtttgttttttctgagGCAGTTCTGGCACAGCTTGGACTTATATTTTGGGTCATTATCTTGCTGTAGGATGAACCCCTGACCAACTAGGCTCATACCAGAGGGTGCTGCATGGTGCTGGAGAATGCTGTGGTAGCTGTTTTTGTTCAGTTGGTTCAGGGTGCCTCTCACTCTGTACCAGTCACTGACCCTGgatccagcaaaacagccccagaccatcacacttcctcctccatgtttgacagttgatgcCACACACTGTGAAATCATCCTTTCACCTACTCAATGGCGTACAATGATTCTGCGTGATGAACTGAAGATTTCAAATTTGGATTCATTAGTCCATAATACCTTCTTCCAGTCTTCAGAAGTCCAATGGCGGTGTTTCATGACCCAGGCAAGCCTTTTTCTCTTATTCTGATGTCTTAGCAGTGGCTTTCTTATTGCAACTCGTCCTGTCAAACCTGGAGCTCAAAGTCCTCTCTTCACAGTTGAAACTGAGACTTGCTTACTACGACCACTattaagctgtgcttgaagctgtTGTCCTGTGAGCCCCCTATCACACAAGCTGTTAACTCTCAGAAACTTGTCCTCTCATGCAGTCGTGGCTTTGGGTCTGCCAGACCTCTCCCTGTCAGAGTTTGCCCCAGTTTCAGAGTGCCTTTTGATGGTGAAGTAAACTCTACTCACTGACACCTCGACTTCTTTGCAGTTTCTCTGTAGGAAAGATCTACATTTTCAAGTGTTATGATGGTCTGTCTCTCTTCCATTGTTAATTGCCCTTTTCTCACCTTTTCTGTAGCAACACACTATTATCTGCAGTACAATACTGTTCAACTGATGCTCACAAGGGTATGGTACTACAGTATGTTTCAACACTGCTTTATGCAGACAGAGGGGGTCGTAAGTAATCCAGAAAAGTTTGAACACGTGGGAATTAGTAGCACCAGCTTTCAAGGCTTGATCGACATCCATTGCTGCAGAACAGCCGTGTTCCCTGAAAAATGCCTTTTTGTATAATTCTGAAATGTAAAACAATATTTTTCAGTTTAGAGTAACcttatcattttattttatttatttatttattttacctctGGCAGTTCACTGCTTAACATTTTACCATTTCAAGCTATTCATTGGACTTGAATGACTTAAACTGCAATAAATAACAGGACAAATTGGGATGTTCTAAAATTTTTGACTGAGAGTGTAATATCAAAGTCTGATGCCCTATTCCTCGTCATTTCAGATGTATCCACGAAAGTATGGCGATTTGATGAGACTGACAACCGAGTGGTCTAATGGTTGATTTTGatctgaaacgtgttattggtggaagttttaagacaaatgtgagagaaccacttcattaatttttgtcatttttaatcCCCACAATATATCTATAGCTATGCGCTGTTAAAAGGTTGGAGGcaggaaaaaatgttttaagctaatttattttccaaatttaCTACTGCAGCTTCAACTTGTGTTCAGAAAGGATTTTCCAACCACAAAAACTCAAGCTGGTATGAGTCAGAGCAGCTTTATTGAAAGGGTGGCGACTTTAGGACTCCACAATGGTCAGCACAAAGATTAAAGGGAAGTAAAGAGATTCAGTTCCTGACTAAACTCTGCTCTCTTTCTTGTTTGTTCTTAATTGAGCCTGTGTGTTAAACATTCCTCAGTTAAATGAAGTTTGATTGAAATTAGCATTAGAAAAATGTAGTAGAAACTGAAATCCAAATCCCAGACTTGTTATACATTGCTAAATAATAAGTAATAACGGAGTTGCCGTGACTTAGAGGGGGGAGTGTCTGACTGCACACAGGAGGATTGCAGACTTGATTTTCAATCCTGCATTGCAACAACATGGGCAATCTAAAAGGGACTTTCCTGATTAGGCAAATGTTAAGTACAAAAAATTAGATATAGATGCGTGATGTCATCAAACACTGTAATTTCATGTTAACTTATTTAAATGAGATCTGGTTTATTTTGAGACTTTAGTTGAGAATGTTTTTGTGGGGTGCTATGAACATGAAAATACTCAGTCTGCATGTCTGTAAGATGAACTTTCCGCTACTTCCTTTGAAGTGTCAGCTGACTGATCGTCTTCCAGTGGAAAACCACAGCATGTAATCTGTGACCTGGTCTCATCACAAACTCTGATTCAGAAACAAAAACTTGAACAAAACTATTTTTATATTAATCATTAGAGCTAGATAACAAattcatttattttaaaatgaataaCTAAGAAAACATTTCATTTGAGCTATGATTTACAATATAAAAATCTAAAAGCACAGAATATTTGTTAAAATATGTTGAACTAGTAACATGattatgaaaattttaatgttttactaAAAATAAATGGTTTTTAGTCCTTTCCTAAAGCTGTCAGTAAGTTGGGGTTCCCTCAAAGTGTTAGGGTGGGCATTCCACAAATGGGGACCGGGGGTCAGGCATAGGCATatttttgaatatatttttaaatcacaataggATATTTTCTCTTTCCATTTTCTCTTCATACGGTTTCTCCCACAGTTTTATGTTcagatttcttttctttttccttcTGATTCCTTGTATAAGGTAAAGAGAAATGGGGCAAGGATTCAAGGGACTTGAGATCGGAGCTGTGCATGCTGAGCTTAACTTTAAAGGTTTGTGATACAGCTTGTGGTCACATGGTTAAAGTCACAGGATAAATTAGGGGAGGGCATGCTTTGTCCAACaatatttcacagtaaaactcagcaacattacattattttctgaaaATACTTAAGAAGAACTGCAAAAAACTCACTGCAGGCGAGCATAGATGAACAAACTGACAAAGGAAAAGAAAGCTGACAGTCCCGATCCAAAATAGGTGATACGACTCAGGTTGTCCTCTTGTGTTTCATCCAGTGTTATGTCTGGGTTCTGTAGAAAGAAAACACATCAAGTTTAGGTATTAACCCGTAATTATAGTgcatcttctagagtcctagagccCCCAAAGGTGACAACAGTCACCTATTTGAACActggctgccgtacacaggcccCACCCGTCCCTCCCATCACCAGCACCGGGCAAGGATggtgaagtgtcttgtccaaggactcaGGGACTAGGGCAGCCTGAACGggtcttgaacctgcaaccttctggtgcATGGTAAGCACTTAACTGCTCTGCCACTGTCACTCCAACCTTTGAATCATCGGTAAAAGACTTTTCTTAGTATGTTTTAGAAGTTTCTTGCTGTAATTTCTGACCTTTTACTCATAGTTGCTCAACTTGCCAGATTAATTTAGTGTGATGGCTTCCAAACCTGAATCTCTAAACCAAGGATCATGAATCATATATCTTTTGCTTGAAGATTCCTCggctctcatttatcaaacgttcaaagaaactgtcctatattcctTCCTACAAATGAAATTTAGAATTGTCGTACGAATGGTTAAAATccagatttatgaaacatgcggtggcctctcgtacacAAGTTCTTCTGCAAtcagatgataaatcccacctgtgcatacCCAGGTGCTTGTGTCCATTCTCAGTCATTTtcatacagaaacgccctcaattaacATATTTAGTCACACTACGTGCTTAGTACATGAAGTGAATCCTTTGTCTTCTAGCTCATGGGATCTCctggttaaccc
This genomic window from Nothobranchius furzeri strain GRZ-AD chromosome 9, NfurGRZ-RIMD1, whole genome shotgun sequence contains:
- the LOC107372360 gene encoding adhesion G-protein coupled receptor G1 isoform X1; this encodes MMWITLLVLTLCVPLSSGIGCENILSACQNSGVPNWIRCYEDKVTTCLPRGRSFPPGFSRQTVNSSEEAKVNKGKYSVHIPSSALRMSRGSASEKEVTVVATVINSTLFKQAPPRQRRKKVMTYQGTALGGFVLFVKAGSQPVKNLSQPVRLIFQRENKEETGTCVFWQESENQTGAGYWSTDGCHTDLSRDQFNCSCNHLSFFAVLVNPDITLDETQEDNLSRITYFGSGLSAFFSFVSLFIYARLHRRRPEKAIGIHVQLTLALFCLHLGFLLCSFLVQQLDKVDNSWVCRGLGLFLHWSLLATCTWLALEGFHLYLLLVRVFNLYVRKYLLKLSLVGWGLPTLLVIVCGSLGVYGKYVLKMQNSSNHTSTSEICWMSSDFPHRNYISYITVAYLFLVVLCNSCMLTLVVFKLKRIRVGTGGYESSSDWKKVKKEKWPSLWKNCITVLGLSCVLGLPWALASTAYISLPGIYIFTVFNSLQGWFMFMWSVALSCKAQSESNSEVRTASSQKMMTTSFNN
- the LOC107372360 gene encoding adhesion G-protein coupled receptor G1 isoform X2; protein product: MMWITLLVLTLCVPLSSGIGCENILSACQNSGVPNWIRCYEDKVTTCLPRGRSFPPGFSRQTVNSSEEQAPPRQRRKKVMTYQGTALGGFVLFVKAGSQPVKNLSQPVRLIFQRENKEETGTCVFWQESENQTGAGYWSTDGCHTDLSRDQFNCSCNHLSFFAVLVNPDITLDETQEDNLSRITYFGSGLSAFFSFVSLFIYARLHRRRPEKAIGIHVQLTLALFCLHLGFLLCSFLVQQLDKVDNSWVCRGLGLFLHWSLLATCTWLALEGFHLYLLLVRVFNLYVRKYLLKLSLVGWGLPTLLVIVCGSLGVYGKYVLKMQNSSNHTSTSEICWMSSDFPHRNYISYITVAYLFLVVLCNSCMLTLVVFKLKRIRVGTGGYESSSDWKKVKKEKWPSLWKNCITVLGLSCVLGLPWALASTAYISLPGIYIFTVFNSLQGWFMFMWSVALSCKAQSESNSEVRTASSQKMMTTSFNN